One part of the Streptomyces lydicus genome encodes these proteins:
- a CDS encoding zinc-dependent alcohol dehydrogenase, translating into MSRTATEVSRSLVVERPGQHRLTYGAAPEPGAGEALVRVAAAGLCMSDREVYDGRRDAAYVRYPVVPGHEWSGTVAAVGAGVDPALVGRKAVAEGFRACGSCERCRSGETSLCTDGYAETGFTEPGGFADHVIVPARLLHPLPDDADLRAAALLEPAAVVAAAVRAGRPRPGERIAVVGAGTLGLLAVQLLAAAEPAELVVIDPRTARAAQARRFDATAVCTPEQAEQLHGRFDLVVETAGAPATAASSCLLARRGGRVVLTGMFTPGAAGIDPVHLSLSQLEIRSIFGAPSSAWAYAVRAFGLGLLDPAPLITHEYPLERFAEAVALVGAGDPGTGKVLLRP; encoded by the coding sequence ATGAGCCGGACCGCCACCGAGGTCAGCCGCTCGCTCGTCGTCGAGCGGCCCGGGCAGCACCGGCTGACGTACGGCGCGGCACCCGAGCCCGGGGCCGGCGAGGCGCTGGTGCGGGTGGCCGCGGCCGGACTCTGCATGAGCGACCGCGAGGTGTACGACGGCCGGCGGGATGCCGCGTACGTCCGCTACCCGGTCGTCCCCGGGCACGAGTGGTCCGGCACGGTGGCAGCGGTCGGCGCCGGGGTCGATCCGGCGCTCGTGGGGCGCAAGGCGGTGGCCGAGGGGTTCCGGGCGTGCGGGAGTTGTGAGCGCTGCCGCTCGGGTGAGACCAGCCTGTGCACCGACGGGTACGCCGAAACCGGGTTCACCGAGCCGGGCGGGTTCGCCGACCACGTCATCGTGCCCGCACGGCTGCTGCACCCGCTGCCCGACGACGCCGATCTGCGGGCCGCCGCACTGCTGGAACCCGCCGCGGTGGTCGCCGCGGCCGTGCGGGCGGGGCGGCCGCGGCCCGGCGAGCGGATCGCGGTGGTGGGTGCCGGCACGCTGGGGCTGCTCGCGGTGCAGCTGCTCGCCGCGGCGGAGCCCGCCGAACTCGTGGTGATCGATCCGCGGACCGCGCGGGCCGCGCAGGCGCGGCGGTTCGACGCGACCGCGGTGTGCACCCCGGAGCAGGCCGAGCAGCTGCACGGCCGCTTCGACCTGGTGGTGGAGACCGCGGGAGCGCCCGCCACGGCGGCCTCGTCGTGCCTGCTGGCCCGCCGGGGCGGCCGGGTGGTGCTCACCGGGATGTTCACGCCGGGCGCGGCCGGGATCGATCCGGTGCACCTGTCGCTCAGCCAGCTGGAGATCCGCTCCATCTTCGGGGCGCCGTCATCGGCCTGGGCGTACGCGGTGCGCGCCTTCGGCCTGGGGCTGCTCGACCCGGCGCCGCTCATCACGCACGAGTACCCGCTGGAGCGGTTCGCCGAGGCCGTCGCGCTGGTCGGCGCCGGCGACCCGGGAACCGGAAAGGTGCTGCTGCGCCCCTGA
- a CDS encoding mandelate racemase/muconate lactonizing enzyme family protein, which yields MRITEISTHVVGTPWRNLTYVRVHTDEGLTGVGETRMLGRTDALLGYLREAEVNHLRGSDPFAVEDLVRRMKYGDYGRAGEIVMSGIACVEMACWDIKGKALGVPVWQLLGGRVTDRVPAYANGWYTTERTPEAYHKAAQEVMARGYRALKIDPFGTGHHELDHERTRYAVSLIEAVRDAIGPDTELMLEMHGRFSPATAVRLARELAPFRPAWLEEPVPPENLKALKKVADKVDLPVATGERIHDRIEFRELFETQAADIIQPDLGHIGGILEARKLAATAETHYVLVAPHNVGGSVLTAASLQLAACTPNFKVLEHFNDFADAEITKVVRGAPQVDPGTGCFTVSQAPGLGVEFDADAAAEFPQTQARFDLWAEGWEQRRPR from the coding sequence GTGCGCATCACGGAAATCAGCACACATGTCGTCGGAACCCCCTGGCGCAACCTCACATATGTGCGCGTCCACACCGACGAGGGCCTCACGGGGGTCGGCGAGACCAGAATGCTCGGCCGGACCGACGCGCTGCTCGGCTATCTGCGCGAGGCGGAGGTCAATCACCTCCGCGGATCCGACCCGTTCGCGGTCGAGGACCTGGTCCGCCGGATGAAGTACGGGGACTACGGGCGGGCCGGCGAGATCGTGATGTCCGGCATCGCCTGCGTCGAGATGGCCTGTTGGGACATCAAGGGCAAGGCGCTGGGCGTTCCGGTGTGGCAGCTGCTCGGCGGGCGCGTCACCGACCGCGTCCCGGCGTACGCCAACGGCTGGTACACCACCGAGCGCACCCCGGAGGCGTACCACAAGGCGGCGCAGGAGGTCATGGCGCGCGGCTACCGGGCCTTGAAGATCGACCCGTTCGGGACCGGGCACCACGAACTGGATCACGAACGGACGCGGTACGCCGTGTCGCTGATCGAGGCGGTGCGGGACGCCATCGGCCCGGACACCGAACTGATGCTGGAGATGCACGGCCGGTTCAGTCCGGCCACCGCGGTGCGGCTGGCCCGCGAACTCGCCCCCTTCCGGCCCGCCTGGCTGGAGGAGCCGGTGCCGCCGGAGAACCTCAAGGCCCTGAAGAAGGTCGCGGACAAGGTGGACCTGCCGGTGGCCACCGGTGAGCGCATCCACGACCGCATCGAGTTCCGTGAGCTGTTCGAGACGCAGGCCGCCGACATCATCCAGCCCGACCTCGGCCACATCGGCGGCATCCTGGAGGCCCGCAAGCTCGCCGCGACCGCCGAGACCCACTACGTACTGGTGGCGCCGCACAATGTCGGCGGCTCGGTGCTGACCGCGGCATCCCTCCAACTCGCCGCCTGCACACCGAATTTCAAGGTTCTGGAGCACTTCAACGACTTCGCGGACGCCGAGATCACCAAGGTGGTGCGCGGCGCCCCGCAGGTCGACCCGGGGACCGGCTGCTTCACCGTGTCGCAGGCGCCCGGTCTCGGTGTCGAGTTCGACGCGGACGCCGCGGCCGAATTCCCGCAGACGCAGGCCCGGTTCGACCTGTGGGCCGAGGGCTGGGAGCAGAGGCGGCCGCGATGA
- a CDS encoding IclR family transcriptional regulator produces MGRLVPAVTRALDILELFLEGDGTLSAPEITRKTQLPRTTVHELVTTLAARSYLVPVPGQSGRYRLGVRTYQLGSRYAEQLDLAAEGQQVAREVAETCDETVHVAILEDLDVIYIAKVDSVHAVRMVSAAGRRLPAHCTSVGKMLLAALPADELDTRIEEAGELVAMTHDSITDPEALRSALAAVRERGIAVEHRESNPDVSCVAAPVRDGTGRVVAALSISVPMIRWNEEREAELAELAAKGASELSVRLGHRGGVR; encoded by the coding sequence ATGGGACGTCTGGTCCCCGCGGTGACCAGGGCGCTGGACATCCTGGAGCTGTTCCTGGAGGGCGACGGCACCCTCTCCGCACCCGAGATCACCCGCAAGACGCAGCTGCCGCGCACCACCGTGCACGAGCTGGTCACCACCCTCGCCGCCCGTTCCTACCTGGTGCCGGTGCCCGGACAGTCCGGCCGGTACCGCCTCGGCGTGCGCACCTACCAGCTCGGCAGCCGGTACGCCGAACAGCTCGACCTCGCCGCCGAGGGCCAGCAGGTTGCCCGGGAGGTCGCGGAGACCTGCGACGAGACCGTGCACGTCGCGATCCTGGAGGACCTCGACGTCATCTACATCGCCAAGGTCGACTCCGTCCACGCCGTCCGCATGGTCTCCGCCGCCGGCCGTCGCCTCCCCGCACACTGCACCTCCGTCGGCAAGATGCTGCTCGCCGCGCTGCCCGCCGACGAACTGGACACCCGCATCGAGGAGGCGGGCGAACTGGTCGCCATGACGCACGACAGCATCACCGACCCCGAGGCACTGCGCTCCGCCCTCGCGGCGGTCCGCGAGCGCGGCATCGCCGTCGAGCACCGCGAGTCCAACCCGGACGTGAGCTGTGTGGCCGCACCGGTGCGTGACGGTACGGGCCGGGTCGTCGCCGCCCTGTCCATCTCCGTACCCATGATCCGCTGGAACGAGGAGCGCGAGGCCGAACTCGCGGAGCTGGCCGCCAAGGGGGCGAGCGAGCTGTCCGTACGCCTGGGGCACCGCGGCGGCGTCCGGTGA
- a CDS encoding SMP-30/gluconolactonase/LRE family protein, translated as MRAEVAVHTPASLGEGPTWDPATGRLIWVDILGSRVHGYDPATGRRTVTATEQHVGAAKPRAAGGLVVNLRDGVGCYDADGAFSWLLRDPVPGRRGNDAAVAPDGSLWAGTMRDDEAAGGGTLTRVSPDGTAQTIFPSVAVSNGIGWSPDGTLVYYVDSPTRRIDVCRMNGQLPVGRRPFAVIEPGAGFPDGLTVDADGCVWVALWDGGGIRRYTPRGDLDRALPLPVPRPTACCFGGPGLRDLYVTTARTGLSRPHPLAGSLLVLPDAGQGLPGVAYAG; from the coding sequence GTGAGGGCCGAGGTCGCGGTGCACACGCCGGCGAGTCTCGGCGAGGGCCCCACCTGGGACCCGGCGACCGGCCGGCTGATCTGGGTGGACATCCTCGGCTCGCGCGTCCACGGCTACGATCCGGCGACCGGGCGGCGCACGGTGACGGCCACCGAACAACACGTCGGCGCGGCGAAGCCGCGGGCGGCCGGCGGCCTGGTGGTCAACCTGCGGGACGGAGTCGGCTGCTACGACGCCGACGGCGCGTTCTCCTGGCTCCTGCGCGACCCCGTCCCCGGCCGCCGCGGCAACGACGCCGCCGTCGCCCCCGACGGCTCGCTGTGGGCGGGCACCATGCGTGACGACGAGGCGGCGGGCGGCGGCACCCTGACCCGCGTCAGCCCCGACGGCACGGCGCAGACGATCTTCCCGTCCGTCGCCGTCAGCAACGGCATCGGCTGGAGCCCGGACGGCACCCTCGTCTACTACGTCGATTCGCCGACCCGCCGGATCGACGTCTGCCGCATGAACGGCCAACTCCCCGTCGGACGGCGCCCTTTCGCGGTCATCGAGCCCGGCGCCGGCTTCCCGGACGGCTTGACCGTCGACGCCGACGGCTGCGTCTGGGTCGCCCTGTGGGACGGTGGCGGGATCCGCCGCTACACCCCGCGCGGCGACCTGGACCGCGCCCTCCCGCTCCCGGTGCCCCGCCCCACCGCGTGCTGCTTCGGCGGCCCCGGCCTGCGCGACCTCTACGTCACCACGGCCCGCACCGGCCTGTCCCGCCCCCACCCGCTGGCGGGCTCGCTCCTGGTGCTGCCGGACGCCGGCCAGGGCCTGCCGGGTGTGGCCTAC